ACTGGCGGGTCGGATACGGAGAGCACTGGGTGGTGCTCGGTCCCAACGGGGCGGGGAAGACCACGCTGCTGTCACTGGCCGCCGCCGTCCGCCATCCCACCGAGGGGGCCGTCACCGTGCTCGGCCAGCGGCTGGGCCGGGTCGACCTGCGGGAGCTGCGCCGCCACATCGGCCTCGTCGCGGCCAGCCAGCGGCTCGTCGACGAGGAGCTGCTGGAGGAGGAGGGGGCCACCGCGCACACCGTCGTCCTGACCGGCCACACCGGGACCAGCGCTCCGCTCTGGGACCGCTACGGGCCCTCCGAGCACGAGCGCGCCCACCACCTGCTGGCCGACCTGGGCTGCAAGGACCTCGCGGACCGGCTCTTCCGCGTCTGCTCCCAGGGGGAGCGGGCCCGTGTCCGCATCGCCAGGGCGCTGATGGCCGATCCGGTGATCCTGCTGCTGGACGAACCGTTCGCCGGGCTCGACCTGCCCGCCCGCGAGGACCTGATCACCGCGGTGGAGGACCTGGCGGCGACCCGCCCGGCGCTGACCACGGTCACCGTCACCCACCACCTGGAGGAGGTTCCGGCCACCACGACCCACGCCCTGCTGATGCGCGACGCCCGCGTCCAGGTGGGCGGGCCGGTGGCGGAGATCCTGACCGCGGAGAACCTGTCGGAGTGCTTCGGACGCCCGCTGCGCGTCGACCACCTCGACGGCCGCTGGTCCGCCCGCGCGGTACGCGGCTGAAGATCTCGCGGCGGGGCGGGGTGATCTGCGGGAAAAGCGGTGTTATGCGGGTGATCTTCCCGGTACGGTGTCACGCATGGCGACCAAGTTGAACCAGATCCTCGCCGTGGAGAAGGGCGTCAAGTCCGACACCCAGCGCAAGGTGACCGAGGCTTACCACACGATCCAGAAGAACGCCCTGCTGTCGGGTCTCTCGCGGACCTACCAGCCCATCGACGACGAGGGCGAGCGGCTGCCCCCGGAGTCGACCCGGGTGCAGGTGCAGGGTGAGGATCTGCTCAAGCAGGTGGGCGCCGCGCTCACCCGGCTGTTCGACGTCACCGCCACCAAGGACTGGGCCAACTGCTCCGCGCGGGCCGACGTCAAGGTCGACGGCTCCACCCTCCTGGAGGACGTGCCCGTCACCTACCTGCTGTTCCTGGAGAAGCAGCTGGTCGACCTGCACACCTTCATCGCCAAGCTGCCCATTCTGGACGCCGCCGAAGCCTGGACGCTGGACCAGTCAACCGACTGCTGGCGGACCGAGCCGGTCAAGACGACCCGTACCAAGAAGGTGCCCCGCAACCACGTCAAGGCGGAGGCCACCGACAAGCACCCGGCCCAGGTCGAGGTCTACCACGAGGACATCGTCGTCGGCTTCTGGACCAAGGTCACCTTCTCTGGAGCCGTGCCGCAGAAGCGGGTCAACGAGCTCCTGGAGCGGGTCGGCAGGCTGCAGAACGCGGTGAAGTTCGCCCGCGAGGAGGCCAACGGCACCGAGATCACCTACCAGCGTGTCGGTGAGAAGGTGCTGGGCTACCTGCTCGGGTAAGATCACAGGACTCCCCGTTGGAGCACGGGGATGCGCGAAAGCGCGGAAGCTGAAACTGAACCGTCAGACTGACACGCGGCCACAGTGGGGGTTCGAGTCCCTCTCCCGGCACCTTCGGGCCGGGGATAGCCCAAATGGTAGAGGCAGCCGCTCAAGCTCAGGCTCTCGCTCCAGATTCAGCATTCGCCGCCGGGCGCCGGATCGAACGGATGCGGGCAACGATGGTCGAGTGCGGGTTCGAATCCTGCTGGACGCTCCACGTGCGTCTATAACTTAATGGCAGAGTGCGACCTCATCATGAGTGACCCGGATCCTTAAACGTGCCGGTGCCGCGATATGGCGGCACTCCAGGCCCTCGGGGAATGGATACTTCCCCGGGGGCCGCCGCCTTCCCGCCCCCGCTCCCAGCCCGCGTCCCAGTGGCGTCTCGGACGGTGACGCCTCGGTTGGTACAGCCTCGGGCGGCCGGTGCGGGCCCGGAGAGGTCAGTCCTTCTTGCGCTGGCGGATCAGGCCCATGAACCCCGGGCTGGGCTTGAACTTCGCCGTCCAGGTCTCCGCGATCTCCAGCGGCTCCCCGGTCTGTGGGTTGCGCCCGGTCCGGGCGGGCTTGTGCACGATCTCGAAGGACCCGAACCCGGGAATCGCCACCTTGTCCTCGGCCGCCACGGCCGTCTGGATCGTCCCCAGGATCGCGTCGAGAGCCGCGGCCGTCTGCCTCCGGGTGAGCCCGGCCTCGGCGGCGGCCTTCTCGATCAGCTCGCGCTTGTTCATGGGGACAGTTAACGCCATCACCACCCGGTGAATCGAGCCCCGTCCTCCACTCGCCCCCATCGCGCTCTCCGCGACGGCGCCCCTTCGCGCGGGCGGCGCGGGTGCCCGCCGTCAGGTGGCGGGCACCCGTCCTCGTTCAGCGGTCGGGCCGGGCGGCCAGCCGTTCCGCCTCCGTGTGCAGTGCCTCGACGAGGATGAGCTCCAGGAGGAGATCTTCGTCAACGAGGCCGATCAGAACATCCATCGAGCCTCCCTGACTACTCGACGCCCCAGTGGTCGCAGAAGTTGACACGCGTACCGAACAAGACTCGGACATGATCCGGTATCGGTCGTTCGTCCACGCGGGGTCCGGCTACGCCGGGACCAGCTCCGCGAGGTCGACGTGCTCTCCGACCTCGCGGATGCTCATGCAGTACGCCACGAGGACCCGCCGTCCGTCGATCCGACGGGTGACCAGCAGACAGGGGCCGTCGTGGACCACGATCGCCTCAACCTCGATGCCCTGAGGGCTACGCCAGATACCCATGAGCCCGAGGCTACGGAGAACCGAGTAAGGGCGGGGTAACCAAACAGGCATATCGTGATGCACAGTATGTATGTCGGGGATCTATCTCTATGTCCTCCGATGATTAACCGGGTTGCTTTGGGTAGCAGGACGCTGGAATTACCGTCATCAGGGAGAAAACACCATGGCTTTGCCCAAGCTCACCCCCGAACAGCGTCAGGCCGCCCTGGTCAAGGCCGCCGAGACACGCACAGCTCGCGCCAAGCTTCTCGCCGAGGTCAAGAACGGCGCGCTCAGCCTGGAGCAACTGCTTGGCCGTGAGGACGACATCGCCAAGCGCATCAAGGTGTCCCAGGCACTCCGGGCCCTGCCCGGAGTCGGAACGGTCAAGGCCGCCCAGCTGATGGAACAGGCCGACGTGGACGAGGCGCGCCGGCTGGGAGGCCTCGGTACCCAGCAGCGCCGCAAGCTCATCGAGGCCGTCGGCCGCTGAGATGCCCCCGCCGTCCGCCGTCCGCCGTTCCCGGGAGGAGAGCTCCCGGGAAGGCGGGCCGTGGAGAACGAGGTGGGGGAGGGGCCGGTACGGCCGGTACACGGAACACGTGACATCGGGACGGGGAACGGGGAGGCCCCGCCGCACGGATCCGGGGGAGATCCATGCGGCGGGGCCCGTCGGTCGCTTGGCCGGCGACCTGGTTGTCGAGCTCGTCCGGGCGGGCTCGGTCCGGAGGGTCAGTGAGCCTCCGCGAACTGCTGCTCCTCCGTCGAGCCCTTCAGGGCCGTGGTGGAGGAGTCCGGTGCGATGGCCGTGCTGACCAGGTCGAAGTATCCGGTGCCGACCTCGCGCTGGTGGCGGGTGGCGGTGTAGCCGCGCGCCTCGGAGGCGAACTCGGCCTCCTGGAGTTCGACGTAGGAGGTCATGCCGTCCTCGGCGTAGCCCCGGGCGAGGTCGAACATCGAGTGGTTCAGTGAGTGGAAGCCCGCCAGCGTGATGAACTGGAACTTGTAGCCCATGTGGCCGAGCTCGCGCTGGAACTTGGCGATGGTCGAGTCGTCCAGGTGCTTCTTCCAGTTGAACGAGGGCGAGCAGTTGTAGGACAGCATCTGGTCGGGATACTCGGCCTTGACGGCCTCGGCGAACTCGCGGGCCACGTCCAGGTCCGGGGTGGAGGTCTCCATCCAGAGTAGGTCGGAGTGGGGCGCGTAGGCCAGGCCGCGGGCGATGCAGGCGTCCACGCCGTTGCGGACCCGGTAGAAGCCCTCCGCGGTGCGGTCACCGGTGGTGAACGCCTGGTCGCGGGGGTCGACGTCGGTGGTCAGCAGGGTCGCGGCCTGGGCGTCGGTCCGCGCGATGACCAGGGTCGGCACGCCCAGCACGTCCGCCGCGAGGCGGGCGGCGCCGAGGGTCCTGATGTGCTGGCCGGTGGGGATGAGCACCTTGCCGCCCAGGTGGCCGCACTTCTTCTCCGAGGCGAGCTGGTCCTCCCAGTGCACGCCCGCGGCGCCCGCGGCGATCATGCCCTTCATCAGCTCGAAGGCGTTCAGCACGCCCCCGAAGCCGGCCTCGGCGTCGGCCACGATCGGCGCCAGCCAGTGCGGCGCGTCCCGGTCGCCCTCCGACCAGGTGATCTGGTCGGCGCGGAGCAGCGCGTTGTTGATGCGCCGCACGACGGCCGGGACCGAGTTGGCCGGGTAGAGGCTCTGGTCGGGGTAGGTCTGGCCGCCGAGGTTGGCGTCGGCGGCGACCTGCCAGCCGGACAGGTAGATGGCCTTGAGCCCGGCCTTTACCTGCTGCACGGCCTGGTTGCCGGTCAGGGCGCCCAGGGCGTGCACGTAGTCCTCGGTGTTCAGCAGGTCCCACAGCCGCTCGGCGCCGAGCCGGGCGAGGGTGTGCTCCTCCTGGACGGAACCCCGGAGTCGAACCACGTCCTCGGCCGTGTAGGTCCGCTCGGTCCCCTTCCAGCGAGGGTTGGTCTCCCACTCGCGCCGCAGCTCGTCTGCGGCTCCCTTGAGGCGATCATTCATCGGGTAACTCCTTTTCGTCCCCTGGGTGGCCTACTTCGAGTGTGTGCCTCGACGAAACAGCCAAACAAGGTCG
This region of Streptosporangium sp. NBC_01495 genomic DNA includes:
- the mihF gene encoding integration host factor, actinobacterial type, producing the protein MALPKLTPEQRQAALVKAAETRTARAKLLAEVKNGALSLEQLLGREDDIAKRIKVSQALRALPGVGTVKAAQLMEQADVDEARRLGGLGTQQRRKLIEAVGR
- a CDS encoding ABC transporter ATP-binding protein, producing MGEPVSGAVDLSGVGVRVVGRTLLDGIDWRVGYGEHWVVLGPNGAGKTTLLSLAAAVRHPTEGAVTVLGQRLGRVDLRELRRHIGLVAASQRLVDEELLEEEGATAHTVVLTGHTGTSAPLWDRYGPSEHERAHHLLADLGCKDLADRLFRVCSQGERARVRIARALMADPVILLLDEPFAGLDLPAREDLITAVEDLAATRPALTTVTVTHHLEEVPATTTHALLMRDARVQVGGPVAEILTAENLSECFGRPLRVDHLDGRWSARAVRG
- a CDS encoding DUF7873 family protein, whose translation is MATKLNQILAVEKGVKSDTQRKVTEAYHTIQKNALLSGLSRTYQPIDDEGERLPPESTRVQVQGEDLLKQVGAALTRLFDVTATKDWANCSARADVKVDGSTLLEDVPVTYLLFLEKQLVDLHTFIAKLPILDAAEAWTLDQSTDCWRTEPVKTTRTKKVPRNHVKAEATDKHPAQVEVYHEDIVVGFWTKVTFSGAVPQKRVNELLERVGRLQNAVKFAREEANGTEITYQRVGEKVLGYLLG
- a CDS encoding HU family DNA-binding protein, with amino-acid sequence MNKRELIEKAAAEAGLTRRQTAAALDAILGTIQTAVAAEDKVAIPGFGSFEIVHKPARTGRNPQTGEPLEIAETWTAKFKPSPGFMGLIRQRKKD
- the aceA gene encoding isocitrate lyase — encoded protein: MNDRLKGAADELRREWETNPRWKGTERTYTAEDVVRLRGSVQEEHTLARLGAERLWDLLNTEDYVHALGALTGNQAVQQVKAGLKAIYLSGWQVAADANLGGQTYPDQSLYPANSVPAVVRRINNALLRADQITWSEGDRDAPHWLAPIVADAEAGFGGVLNAFELMKGMIAAGAAGVHWEDQLASEKKCGHLGGKVLIPTGQHIRTLGAARLAADVLGVPTLVIARTDAQAATLLTTDVDPRDQAFTTGDRTAEGFYRVRNGVDACIARGLAYAPHSDLLWMETSTPDLDVAREFAEAVKAEYPDQMLSYNCSPSFNWKKHLDDSTIAKFQRELGHMGYKFQFITLAGFHSLNHSMFDLARGYAEDGMTSYVELQEAEFASEARGYTATRHQREVGTGYFDLVSTAIAPDSSTTALKGSTEEQQFAEAH